The bacterium HR11 DNA window GCAAAGTCTCCCCGTTCGGCCGGAGGTCCTCCTGGTCCGATTTCAGGCCCGCGGGACGGACTTCCACCGTTTCCGTTGGGAATGGGAGGGGGACGGCTGGGGCGGGGGGAGTCAATCGGTGCAACTCCGTTCCCAGGCCCAGTCCTATTTCTTTCTGCTACCGGGGCCCCCGAGGCCTACGGTCGGGCGCTTCCGATGGCGCTTTGAGACGTATCCACCCCTGATGCCCCGGGAGCTGGAGGTGTGTGATACGAGAATTTACTCCGTCGAAATGTCAGATCCCGGCCCCGCTCGGGCGAGCGGGGCCCTACCGGCCTATCTGCCGATGCTTGAAAGACCGTCTTTCTCGAGGGGTCCGAAGGGCTGATCCCATCAGCGCTCTCACGAAGCCGAGAGCTGGAGGTGTATGCTATCAGAGCCGTTCGGTCCGTGAGAATGGCGTCGGGACGGCCTTTTCCATCGCCCGGGAAGCACGATTTTTCAAACAGGCGATCTCATAAATCCGACCATAGACCACAGACCATGGACCTGCTTGGGCCCAGGGGTCTATGGTCCATGGTCTGGGGTCGGATGTCGAGGGTCCGATCCTGGTCCCGTCGGATTTATGAGACTGGTTCAAAGTGACGAGTAACGAAGTGACGATCCACGGCCTTGGGCCGATAGAGCCCTGGATGGCAGGGCTTCTTGGACGCTCGGCCGAACTGCCCACCTGCCCACCTGCCGAACTGCCCTTTGCTTGAAAAACCGTCCTTCCCGAAGGGTCGGAAAAGCCGAATCCATACGGGTTTTCACGAACCGAACGACTCTGATAAAATGTATCCGCCCCTCGAAGGGGGAGAGAAGGCCTTGAAGCGGGTCCTCATCGTCGGTCTGTGGAGACGTCCGACGCGGGCATCGGACGTTCGGTGGACGACGCTCGTCAAGGTCCTCCAGCAATTATCGCACCCTGTCGAGGTCGTCGCGCCGGTCTACGGCCTCGACCCCGGAGACCTTCCCGACTCGGAGGCCGAGGCCGGTGTCGTGTCATTTCTCCACACGGACATGGACCGTCTCCTGACGGCTCTCGAGGAAGCCCGGCTGGTCGTCTTGACGGGGGACCTCCTCGACGTCGGGACTTCCGGGCTGGAAACGCTCCTGACGCCTCGTCATGCGGGGCTTGTCTACGCCGCTGGCGTTCCCTGGCTGGCGGCCCAGTTGGGCATCCCCGTCATGCTGTATGCCGTCGGCGTGGACCCGGGCATCGGCGACACGGGTCGTCTGCTCCTTCGGGACGTATGCGAGGCCGCTCGACGGATCACGGCCCGAGATGCCGTCTCGAGGCAAATCCTCATCGACCTGGGGGGTCCGCCCGAACGGGTCGAAGTCGCCGCCGACCTCGAGCGCAGTGCGGCCGGGGCCTTGGAGCTCTTGGGTCAAGGCCCGGACCCCTGGCCGACCGGAGCCCGCCGCCGGGTCCTCGAGGCCGTCCGCCACCGAGCCCGCGGCGAATCTATCACCCCCGGCTCAGTCGGGTGGGCCGAGGGCGAGGCGGCCCGGACGTCGATCCGCATGGCCGCCTCGGCCCGGCGGGTGCCGTCCCTCGTGCGGGTCATCGCCCCCCAGTTTTTCGATCCCTCGGGCCAGCGGGTCATCTTCGGCGGGGCCGAGCGCTACCTCATCGAGCTGGCCGGTGTCCTGCGGGACCTGGGGGCCGACGTCGAGGTCGTGCAAATGGCGACTGGCGGCGGATGGGAGCGGTCCGCCTTTGGCTTACGGGTCGTCGGCATTCCGGCGGCGAACTTCTTCGAGATCGAGCCGACCCTCTATCGGGCCGGAGCGCTCCGCCCGGCCCTGACGATTCACCTGGCCTTCTGGACGGCAGGGCATGCGACCCTGCCCCCGTCCATCGGCATCAGCCACGGCGTCTTCTGGGACCAGGCCTACTATCAGAGGCCTGAGCACGCGCAATTCCACCGAGCTCGAATCTTAGAGGCTATCGAG harbors:
- the mshA_5 gene encoding D-inositol 3-phosphate glycosyltransferase, coding for MYPPLEGGEKALKRVLIVGLWRRPTRASDVRWTTLVKVLQQLSHPVEVVAPVYGLDPGDLPDSEAEAGVVSFLHTDMDRLLTALEEARLVVLTGDLLDVGTSGLETLLTPRHAGLVYAAGVPWLAAQLGIPVMLYAVGVDPGIGDTGRLLLRDVCEAARRITARDAVSRQILIDLGGPPERVEVAADLERSAAGALELLGQGPDPWPTGARRRVLEAVRHRARGESITPGSVGWAEGEAARTSIRMAASARRVPSLVRVIAPQFFDPSGQRVIFGGAERYLIELAGVLRDLGADVEVVQMATGGGWERSAFGLRVVGIPAANFFEIEPTLYRAGALRPALTIHLAFWTAGHATLPPSIGISHGVFWDQAYYQRPEHAQFHRARILEAIEALDVLVSVDANTVNWLRTVSVRLTEKCVRIPNFVDLRRYFPGEREDDGRVVVLYPRRLVADRGFWFMAEVIPDLVRDHPHLVVELVGDHAGEAERQAAERLMAEFPGRVRWRTVPFDEMPDVYRAADIVVLPTVYAEGTSLACLEAMACGKAVVATRVGGLPELVIDGYNGLLIEPTAAAVRGALERLIGDPALRTRLGLQAVETVRAFDIVDWRVRWRDVLRTFWVPAESKG